The following are encoded together in the uncultured Desulfobacter sp. genome:
- a CDS encoding site-specific integrase — protein MRRTGMRMGEILSLKWEQIDFKNRRIELEKDQTKDDEERFIPISDTLLNIFQSISKNIHDDHVFLYRGKPLKSIRDSLRRTCQKIGIPYGRNVKNGITPHDLRHTFNTYMRKSGAHDTVTMDITGHATREMFDWYNTVDDSEKAEAVKQLEDFILDQNQKNNR, from the coding sequence CAAATCGATTTCAAAAATAGGCGTATCGAATTAGAAAAAGATCAAACCAAGGATGATGAAGAGCGTTTTATACCCATATCAGACACTCTTTTAAATATATTTCAAAGCATTTCCAAGAATATTCATGATGACCATGTTTTTCTTTATCGTGGTAAACCTTTGAAAAGTATTAGAGATAGCTTAAGAAGGACCTGCCAAAAAATTGGAATCCCATATGGCCGGAATGTTAAAAATGGGATCACGCCACATGATCTTCGGCATACCTTCAATACATATATGAGAAAATCTGGTGCCCATGACACGGTTACCATGGATATCACCGGACATGCTACCAGAGAAATGTTTGATTGGTATAATACTGTGGATGATTCTGAAAAAGCAGAAGCTGTTAAACAATTAGAGGACTTTATTTTAGATCAAAATCAAAAAAACAATAGATGA
- the def gene encoding peptide deformylase, translated as MAILDIVTFPEPSLKEKSVPVETIDEELKTFIEDMGQTMFHDAGVGLAAPQVGVNRRVIVYNPHAADEQQDPEDKTFTALINPEILSKSKETFTSEQEGCLSVVDYRADVKRHSSVTVRGMNIDGEIIEFEAHGLMSVIMQHEIDHLDGILFIDRISALKRAMYTKKRLKQLKNKK; from the coding sequence ATGGCTATTCTTGATATTGTCACATTCCCCGAACCCTCCTTAAAAGAGAAATCCGTACCGGTTGAAACCATTGATGAAGAGTTAAAAACGTTTATTGAGGATATGGGTCAGACCATGTTCCATGACGCGGGGGTCGGCCTTGCCGCCCCCCAGGTTGGAGTCAACCGCCGGGTTATTGTTTATAATCCCCATGCTGCAGATGAACAGCAAGACCCTGAAGACAAAACATTTACCGCACTGATTAATCCTGAAATTCTGTCCAAATCCAAAGAGACCTTTACTTCTGAACAAGAAGGGTGCTTAAGTGTTGTTGACTACAGGGCCGATGTCAAGCGGCATTCAAGCGTCACTGTGCGCGGCATGAATATTGACGGTGAAATCATTGAATTTGAAGCCCACGGGCTGATGTCCGTTATCATGCAGCATGAAATTGACCATCTTGACGGTATCCTGTTCATCGACAGAATTTCTGCATTGAAACGGGCTATGTATACAAAAAAACGGTTAAAACAATTGAAAAATAAAAAATGA
- a CDS encoding bifunctional riboflavin kinase/FAD synthetase, which yields MELIEDLNQIKTPFNNAVVTIGNFDGVHKGHQALLSQVIGRGTQAGGTCIAMTFEPHPLRALGLSSPPLITRRDQKIELIESSGIDVLLCLPFDKAFAQISAQEFIEDILVKKIGMKTIVIGPDYTFGKNRGGNIELLKTKGGELGFETIVSDWIKGDETDTERISSTRIRELVMDGHVDRAKHFLGRFYQIRGKVIKGRKRGGSQLGFPTANIKLHDELCPKLGVYAVTVETIHGNFKGVANIGFSPTFGDDMFTIEVHILDFKEDIYESRIRVNMVKRLRDEIKFANIEQLSDQIRKDIQTAKEILK from the coding sequence ATGGAATTAATTGAAGATCTAAATCAGATTAAAACCCCCTTCAATAACGCTGTTGTTACCATTGGTAATTTTGATGGCGTGCACAAAGGTCACCAGGCGCTGTTGAGCCAGGTGATTGGAAGGGGAACCCAGGCCGGCGGCACCTGCATAGCCATGACATTTGAACCGCACCCGCTAAGAGCATTGGGCCTTTCCAGCCCACCTCTGATCACCCGACGGGACCAGAAAATCGAATTAATCGAATCGTCAGGCATAGACGTACTGCTTTGCCTGCCCTTTGATAAGGCCTTTGCACAAATTTCAGCCCAGGAATTCATTGAAGATATTCTTGTAAAAAAAATCGGTATGAAAACTATTGTTATCGGTCCAGATTATACCTTTGGAAAAAACAGGGGCGGCAATATTGAGCTTTTGAAAACCAAAGGTGGGGAATTAGGGTTTGAGACTATTGTATCCGACTGGATAAAAGGTGATGAAACCGACACCGAACGTATTTCCAGTACACGCATCAGAGAACTTGTCATGGACGGCCATGTGGACCGGGCAAAGCACTTTCTTGGGCGGTTTTACCAAATCCGGGGCAAGGTAATAAAGGGACGCAAACGCGGCGGAAGCCAGCTGGGATTCCCCACAGCCAATATAAAACTTCATGATGAATTGTGCCCTAAGTTAGGGGTTTATGCGGTGACGGTTGAAACCATCCATGGCAACTTCAAGGGCGTAGCCAATATCGGCTTTTCCCCCACTTTTGGAGATGACATGTTTACCATTGAAGTTCACATTCTTGATTTTAAAGAAGATATATACGAATCGAGGATACGTGTTAATATGGTGAAACGGCTCCGGGATGAAATTAAATTTGCAAATATTGAGCAGCTGTCCGACCAGATAAGAAAGGACATTCAAACGGCAAAGGAAATTCTAAAATAA
- the fmt gene encoding methionyl-tRNA formyltransferase, with protein sequence MKNTRIVFMGTPEFSVPALKTLAKEPGFDILLAVTQPDRPKGRGKKLSPSAVKQAAQDLGIDLYQPEKINTPEGVELLSDLKPDYFVVVAFGQILSREVLDIPKTYPINIHASLLPKYRGAAPIQAAVLNMDEQAGVTTMVMAEKMDAGDILLMETTPVAPEETASTLHDRLSLMGADLIIKTIHSIEQKKITPVPQDHSKATYVSMLKKSDGRINWNNSAKAICAHINAMTPWPGAFTAVDGKRLKIFKAIVSSDPMQTSVLPGTIVNCSDKGVFVAAKEGIVQILELMGNSGKRLDAAAFLRGNKIKPQAYFE encoded by the coding sequence ATGAAAAATACCCGCATCGTTTTCATGGGAACCCCGGAATTCTCAGTTCCGGCGTTAAAAACCCTGGCAAAAGAGCCGGGGTTTGATATTTTACTGGCAGTGACCCAGCCGGACCGCCCCAAAGGTCGTGGAAAAAAACTTAGCCCTTCTGCAGTCAAACAGGCTGCGCAGGACCTTGGGATTGACTTATACCAGCCCGAAAAGATAAACACCCCAGAAGGCGTAGAGTTGCTTTCCGATCTTAAACCGGACTATTTTGTCGTGGTAGCCTTTGGACAGATCCTTTCACGGGAGGTACTGGACATTCCCAAAACCTATCCCATAAATATCCACGCATCACTTTTACCCAAATACCGGGGGGCAGCCCCCATCCAGGCAGCCGTTTTAAACATGGATGAACAAGCCGGTGTGACCACCATGGTGATGGCTGAAAAAATGGATGCAGGGGATATTCTATTGATGGAAACAACACCTGTTGCCCCTGAAGAGACTGCGTCAACGCTGCATGACAGGTTATCACTGATGGGCGCTGACCTTATCATTAAAACCATCCACAGCATTGAACAAAAAAAAATTACCCCAGTTCCCCAGGATCATTCTAAAGCAACTTATGTATCCATGCTTAAAAAGTCAGACGGCCGTATTAACTGGAACAACAGTGCAAAGGCTATATGTGCCCACATTAATGCCATGACTCCTTGGCCCGGCGCATTTACGGCAGTTGATGGAAAACGTCTTAAAATTTTTAAAGCTATTGTTTCATCCGATCCCATGCAAACTTCCGTCCTGCCCGGCACTATCGTAAACTGCAGTGATAAGGGGGTGTTTGTTGCTGCAAAAGAAGGTATTGTCCAGATTCTTGAACTGATGGGCAATTCAGGAAAACGGCTTGATGCCGCGGCATTTCTTCGAGGAAATAAAATTAAACCGCAGGCCTATTTTGAATGA